In a single window of the Vicugna pacos chromosome 8, VicPac4, whole genome shotgun sequence genome:
- the TBXT gene encoding T-box transcription factor T isoform X1 — translation MSSPGAESGGKSLQYRVDHLLSAVESELQAGSEKGDPTERELRVGLEESELWLRFKELTNEMIVTKNGRRMFPVLKVNVSGLDPNAMYSFLLDFVAADNHRWKYVNGEWVPGGKPEPQAPSCVYIHPDSPNFGAHWMKAPVSFSKVKLTNKLNGGGQIMLNSLHKYEPRIHIVRVGGPQRMITSHCFPETQFIAVTAYQNEEITALKIKYNPFAKAFLDAKERSDHKDMMEEPGDSQQSGYSQSGGWLIPGASTLCPPATSHPQFGGPLSLPSTHGCETYPALRSHRPSPYPSPYAHRNNSPTYSDNSSACLSMLQSHDNWSSLGVPAHTSMLPMNPNAGPPTGSSQHPSLWSVSSGTVPPGAQTAGMSSGLGAQFFRGPAARSAPLAHPVPASSSAGSPLYEGAATAADIADSQYDASAHARLLASWTPVSPPSM, via the exons aTGAGCTCCCCCGGCGCCGAGAGCGGGGGGAAGAGCCTGCAGTACCGAGTGGACCACCTGCTGAGCGCCGTGGAGAGCGAGCTGCAGGCGGGCAGCGAGAAGGGCGACCCCACGGAGCGCGAGCTGCGCGTGGGCCTGGAGGAGAGCGAGCTGTGGCTGCGCTTCAAGGAGCTCACCAACGAGATGATTGTCACCAAGAACGGCAG GAGGATGTTCCCCGTGCTGAAGGTGAACGTGTCCGGCCTGGACCCCAACGCCATGTACTCCTTCCTGCTGGACTTCGTGGCTGCTGACAACCACCGCTGGAAGTACGTGAACGGCGAGTGGGTGCCAGGGGGCAAGCCCGAGCCGCAGGCGCCCAGCTGCGTCTACATCCACCCCGACTCGCCCAACTTCGGGGCGCACTGGATGAAGGCGCCGGTCTCCTTCAGCAAAGTCAAGCTCACCAACAAGCTCAACGGAGGAGGCCAG ATCATGTTGAATTCCTTACACAAGTATGAGCCCCGAATCCACATAGTGAGAGTTGGGGGTCCGCAGCGCATGATCACCAGCCACTGCTTCCCGGAGACGCAGTTCATAGCTGTGACGGCTTACCAGAACGAGGAG ATCACAGctcttaaaattaaatacaatccATTTGCAAAAGCTTTCCTTGATGCAAAGGAAAG AAGTGATCACAAAGATATGATGGAAGAACCCGGAGACAGCCAGCAATCTGGGTACTCCCAAT CAGGGGGGTGGCTGATTCCTGGAGCCAGCACCCTGTGTCCACCCGCCACCTCCCACCCTCAGTTCGGAGGCCCCCTCTCGCTTCCCTCCACGCACGGCTGTGAAACGTACCCGGCCCTGAGGAGCCACCGTCCATCCCCCTACCCCAGCCCTTACGCACATCGGAACAATTCTCCAA CCTATTCGGACAACTCATCTGCATGTTTATCCATGCTCCAATCCCATGACAACTGGTCCAGCCTTGGAGTGCCTGCCCACACCAGCATGCTCCCCATGAATCCGAACGCCGGTCCTCCTACGGGCTCCAG TCAGCACCCCAGCCTGTGGTCCGTGAGCAGCGGCACCGTCCCCCCCGGCGCCCAGACAGCAGGGATGTCCAGCGGGCTGGGAGCCCAGTTCTTCCGAGGCCCTGCTGCCCGCTCTGCGCCCCTCGCGCACCCAGTCCCCGCTTCCTCCTCCGCGGGGTCCCCGCTGTATGAAGGGGCCGCCACGGCCGCAGACATTGCCGACAGCCAGTATGACGCCTCGGCCCACGCCCGCCTCCTAGCCTCGTGGACCCCAGTGTCGCCTCCGTCCATGTGA
- the TBXT gene encoding T-box transcription factor T isoform X3, producing the protein MSSPGAESGGKSLQYRVDHLLSAVESELQAGSEKGDPTERELRVGLEESELWLRFKELTNEMIVTKNGRRMFPVLKVNVSGLDPNAMYSFLLDFVAADNHRWKYVNGEWVPGGKPEPQAPSCVYIHPDSPNFGAHWMKAPVSFSKVKLTNKLNGGGQIMLNSLHKYEPRIHIVRVGGPQRMITSHCFPETQFIAVTAYQNEEITALKIKYNPFAKAFLDAKERSDHKDMMEEPGDSQQSGYSQSYSDNSSACLSMLQSHDNWSSLGVPAHTSMLPMNPNAGPPTGSSQHPSLWSVSSGTVPPGAQTAGMSSGLGAQFFRGPAARSAPLAHPVPASSSAGSPLYEGAATAADIADSQYDASAHARLLASWTPVSPPSM; encoded by the exons aTGAGCTCCCCCGGCGCCGAGAGCGGGGGGAAGAGCCTGCAGTACCGAGTGGACCACCTGCTGAGCGCCGTGGAGAGCGAGCTGCAGGCGGGCAGCGAGAAGGGCGACCCCACGGAGCGCGAGCTGCGCGTGGGCCTGGAGGAGAGCGAGCTGTGGCTGCGCTTCAAGGAGCTCACCAACGAGATGATTGTCACCAAGAACGGCAG GAGGATGTTCCCCGTGCTGAAGGTGAACGTGTCCGGCCTGGACCCCAACGCCATGTACTCCTTCCTGCTGGACTTCGTGGCTGCTGACAACCACCGCTGGAAGTACGTGAACGGCGAGTGGGTGCCAGGGGGCAAGCCCGAGCCGCAGGCGCCCAGCTGCGTCTACATCCACCCCGACTCGCCCAACTTCGGGGCGCACTGGATGAAGGCGCCGGTCTCCTTCAGCAAAGTCAAGCTCACCAACAAGCTCAACGGAGGAGGCCAG ATCATGTTGAATTCCTTACACAAGTATGAGCCCCGAATCCACATAGTGAGAGTTGGGGGTCCGCAGCGCATGATCACCAGCCACTGCTTCCCGGAGACGCAGTTCATAGCTGTGACGGCTTACCAGAACGAGGAG ATCACAGctcttaaaattaaatacaatccATTTGCAAAAGCTTTCCTTGATGCAAAGGAAAG AAGTGATCACAAAGATATGATGGAAGAACCCGGAGACAGCCAGCAATCTGGGTACTCCCAAT CCTATTCGGACAACTCATCTGCATGTTTATCCATGCTCCAATCCCATGACAACTGGTCCAGCCTTGGAGTGCCTGCCCACACCAGCATGCTCCCCATGAATCCGAACGCCGGTCCTCCTACGGGCTCCAG TCAGCACCCCAGCCTGTGGTCCGTGAGCAGCGGCACCGTCCCCCCCGGCGCCCAGACAGCAGGGATGTCCAGCGGGCTGGGAGCCCAGTTCTTCCGAGGCCCTGCTGCCCGCTCTGCGCCCCTCGCGCACCCAGTCCCCGCTTCCTCCTCCGCGGGGTCCCCGCTGTATGAAGGGGCCGCCACGGCCGCAGACATTGCCGACAGCCAGTATGACGCCTCGGCCCACGCCCGCCTCCTAGCCTCGTGGACCCCAGTGTCGCCTCCGTCCATGTGA
- the TBXT gene encoding T-box transcription factor T isoform X2 yields MSSPGAESGGKSLQYRVDHLLSAVESELQAGSEKGDPTERELRVGLEESELWLRFKELTNEMIVTKNGRRMFPVLKVNVSGLDPNAMYSFLLDFVAADNHRWKYVNGEWVPGGKPEPQAPSCVYIHPDSPNFGAHWMKAPVSFSKVKLTNKLNGGGQIMLNSLHKYEPRIHIVRVGGPQRMITSHCFPETQFIAVTAYQNEEITALKIKYNPFAKAFLDAKERSDHKDMMEEPGDSQQSGYSQWGWLIPGASTLCPPATSHPQFGGPLSLPSTHGCETYPALRSHRPSPYPSPYAHRNNSPTYSDNSSACLSMLQSHDNWSSLGVPAHTSMLPMNPNAGPPTGSSQHPSLWSVSSGTVPPGAQTAGMSSGLGAQFFRGPAARSAPLAHPVPASSSAGSPLYEGAATAADIADSQYDASAHARLLASWTPVSPPSM; encoded by the exons aTGAGCTCCCCCGGCGCCGAGAGCGGGGGGAAGAGCCTGCAGTACCGAGTGGACCACCTGCTGAGCGCCGTGGAGAGCGAGCTGCAGGCGGGCAGCGAGAAGGGCGACCCCACGGAGCGCGAGCTGCGCGTGGGCCTGGAGGAGAGCGAGCTGTGGCTGCGCTTCAAGGAGCTCACCAACGAGATGATTGTCACCAAGAACGGCAG GAGGATGTTCCCCGTGCTGAAGGTGAACGTGTCCGGCCTGGACCCCAACGCCATGTACTCCTTCCTGCTGGACTTCGTGGCTGCTGACAACCACCGCTGGAAGTACGTGAACGGCGAGTGGGTGCCAGGGGGCAAGCCCGAGCCGCAGGCGCCCAGCTGCGTCTACATCCACCCCGACTCGCCCAACTTCGGGGCGCACTGGATGAAGGCGCCGGTCTCCTTCAGCAAAGTCAAGCTCACCAACAAGCTCAACGGAGGAGGCCAG ATCATGTTGAATTCCTTACACAAGTATGAGCCCCGAATCCACATAGTGAGAGTTGGGGGTCCGCAGCGCATGATCACCAGCCACTGCTTCCCGGAGACGCAGTTCATAGCTGTGACGGCTTACCAGAACGAGGAG ATCACAGctcttaaaattaaatacaatccATTTGCAAAAGCTTTCCTTGATGCAAAGGAAAG AAGTGATCACAAAGATATGATGGAAGAACCCGGAGACAGCCAGCAATCTGGGTACTCCCAAT GGGGGTGGCTGATTCCTGGAGCCAGCACCCTGTGTCCACCCGCCACCTCCCACCCTCAGTTCGGAGGCCCCCTCTCGCTTCCCTCCACGCACGGCTGTGAAACGTACCCGGCCCTGAGGAGCCACCGTCCATCCCCCTACCCCAGCCCTTACGCACATCGGAACAATTCTCCAA CCTATTCGGACAACTCATCTGCATGTTTATCCATGCTCCAATCCCATGACAACTGGTCCAGCCTTGGAGTGCCTGCCCACACCAGCATGCTCCCCATGAATCCGAACGCCGGTCCTCCTACGGGCTCCAG TCAGCACCCCAGCCTGTGGTCCGTGAGCAGCGGCACCGTCCCCCCCGGCGCCCAGACAGCAGGGATGTCCAGCGGGCTGGGAGCCCAGTTCTTCCGAGGCCCTGCTGCCCGCTCTGCGCCCCTCGCGCACCCAGTCCCCGCTTCCTCCTCCGCGGGGTCCCCGCTGTATGAAGGGGCCGCCACGGCCGCAGACATTGCCGACAGCCAGTATGACGCCTCGGCCCACGCCCGCCTCCTAGCCTCGTGGACCCCAGTGTCGCCTCCGTCCATGTGA